A window of the Erpetoichthys calabaricus chromosome 10, fErpCal1.3, whole genome shotgun sequence genome harbors these coding sequences:
- the LOC114658903 gene encoding regulator of G-protein signaling 21-like: MPGLLFPSAVLKESDLNSMEKTDRKKAKNLGKDFICRLQSIFPSPAPTADSSKLSKLNTEEALLWSQSLEKLLQSKYGLPVFQTFLRSEFSEENIEFWLTCEDFKKIKSTSKQASRAKKIYEQFIQAESPREINIDHHTREAIRLNVQEPTMSCFDQAQKIVYGLMERDSYPRFLRSEIYLTLSGKIQPNQVKG; the protein is encoded by the exons ATGCCAGGATTACTCTTCCCTTCTGCCGTACTCAAAGAATCCGATTTGAACAGCATGgagaagacagacagaaagaaagcaaagaattT GGGTAAAGATTTTATATGCCGACTGCAGTCCATTTTTCCCAGCCCTGCACCTACTGCTGATTCTTCAAAGTTGTCAAA ACTTAACACAGAAGAAGCCCTGCTGTGGTCTCAATCATTGGAGAAGCTCCTGCAGTCTAAAT ACGGTCTGCCCGTGTTTCAAACGTTCTTAAGGTCCGAGTTCAGCGAGGAGAACATCGAGTTTTGGCTGACCTGTGAAGATTTTAAGAAAATCAAATCCACATCCAAGCAGGCATCGAGAGCGAAGAAGATTTATGAGCAGTTCATTCAAGCAGAGTCTCCTCGCGAG ATTAATATAGATCATCACACAAGAGAAGCAATCCGACTCAATGTTCAAGAGCCCACCATGTCGTGCTTCGACCAAGCTCAGAAAATCGTCTACGGGCTTATGGAGAGGGACTCCTACCCAAGGTTCCTTAGATCAGAAATCTATCTGACCCTATCGGGGAAGATTCAGCCGAATCAAGTCAAGGGATGA